The sequence TGGAAATAACCCGGAGATCCAAAACAGATTCTGCCCATCCCAATCCCCATCCCCCAGGAGAAGCTTGAGATGCTCCATATTGGAGACTAAAGCCCACTCCTGGGGCTATTTGAGGTAGAAGCAAAGAGAGCAAAGGACTGCTGAAAGTGGGAAAGCTGGGGATTGAGGTCCAGATGGCCAGAGGCTACCACAAAGGAGGAAACAGCAGGAGGCACTTGGGTCTTAGGAAGCATTAAAACAAAGTCAAAACAAGAGTAAACACTAGTCTATGACATGGCTGCCTTGGGGTTTATAACTCAAGCAGATGCTAGGCATGAAAAGGATTTTCAACTTCAGAACTGTAGAGCAAGCGCAGGAGACAGGTTCAGGGTTTGCCAGCAGATCCACTTGGCCTTCTGGTTTCCTCAACTCTCTTTCAACCTAGTATGTGTGCGCAGTGCCAAGTTCTCAGCTACTTCCCGAGCTGTATGTAGAAAAATGTGGTTTTTCAGTTGTTTTCTCTGTGGTactatttaaacaaaataaaaaagaataaggaaagaaggaaggggaaggcagaaggggaggaagggaggctaccaggaaagggagggaggaaagaagaatgaGAGGGAGGAAATGAGGGATGAAGGCAGGCAAGCAAAATAAGAAGTATAAGTGACCTGAAGTCAAGCAAGCAGAGGCCCACAAATCAGAAATACCTCTTCCCAGAACCCCTACTATGGCACTCTGCTCATGTCTTAGACGGGACTAAGGGAAGTTGACAACGGTATCTGGATTCTATATAGGCCCAGTCCTCACCCTCACCTGGAGCCACAGCATAATGACAGTGAACACATGTCCACACATACCAGCCCGCCCATCAGTCTGGCAGCCAGTAGGGTTCCTGGAAAGCTGGGGAGGGTAGGTGTGTGTCTCATGCACTGGTAGGGGGCCTCGGTCCACAGGCAGTTCTTGAAGTCCTTGTTGACCAGGAAGCCAACTGGGGCTGACAGCAACCCAGACAAAACTTAATGGCTTGATAGTGACACGGCATGGCGCAGATCTTGATGAAAGTTCACCAGTAGAAGGGCCCAGAAGCAAGAAGAGACACATGATGGTACAGAACACATGGCATACTGTTTCTTGCCCTTAACTTCATGCATGCCCAGCAGTCAAGTGCCATTCTGCAGAACATCAAGCAGGATGGGTATCACAGACCACAGGCCAAAGCCAGAAATAAAGCAGGTTGACATCTTAGCTGGTGACCCCAGACCCACAGAACAGGAAGTTCTGGCTGATGACTAATACCATGTGCACTGGCTTCATTCTGCAGTGGCAATGGAAACGCTTGCATAGATGACATGCATGGCCAGCATGAACACGAAGCCCAGCAAGTCACTGGCCCTGAAGGAGCAGAGCTTGAGGATGCACTGGTCGTCCTGGAGGATGACTCATGAGTGTCCATGTTAAAGACAAGTAGGAAAGGCCAGAGCCAAGAACAAGGTCCAGGCAATGTAGATAACAGGCAGCACACATCTAAAGTATGTGTGCTTAACATATGAACAGTCCGGGTGCGATCACATAACATGTGACACTAACGTAGAAAAGCAAGAGGCTATGGGAGGCAAAAGAACATGATCATAAATGCCATATTCTTGTAACTAAAGTCCAAAGGGTCTATAGTACACAGAGGCCAACATGAAGGGAAGGCAGAGAGCCAAATATGTAGTCAACCAGGAGCAGCCCAGCAGGAGGTAGCAGGGAGACTTGTGCAGGATCAGTTGGATTGGCTCACCCCAGGCTGAGTAGTCTCCATTGGCTGCTTTCCTGGACCTTGCctgccttctttttcctttcctttctctacaCGAGCCCCTTCACTCAAAAGGTAGAACTGCAAGGGATTGGGCCACAATTCTTCGTTGATTATCTCCACAATCTTGTCAGACTCAATGGAGCTGTGGTTTGAAAACCACCCAAAGAAACTACGGTTGTTTTCTGGGTTTCCCTGGCTTAGGGACGGGAGATCATGCCCTGGGAGCCACTGGATTGGAGTAGAACGAGACACCACCTGGCCAGAAGGACCACACCCATATTCCTTGATGAGCACCTTATTTTGGAAATACGGGTTGCGATTGAAGTAGAACTTGATTTTGTAGCCCAATCTGGCAAGGCCGAGCTCTTCCACTTCCAAGCTGTTTAAGTAGCTCAGTACCTCTTTCTCTTGGCTATTCAGAAAGGATGCTAGCTGGGGGTGGTTCTGAAATGCTTGCCCCCAGAAGCCCGGGATATTTTGGATGAGGTGGTTCCTGCGCTCCAAGTGCTGCAGTCGCAACTGCCCAAACTTCCTGGAGAGCCGAAGGTAGGCCCTGTCCGCCTGGGCGTTCATGTTCTCCAGCTTCAGCTGCACGTTCTCCAGCGTATCCATGCTGCCTTCCGTCGCTGGGGGCCCCGACCCTGCaaccctctcttccttcttttcctccccagCTGACACCGAGGTATTCTCTCCTGCCGCCCCTTTCTTCTGCCTCCCACCAGCTATGACCTGAGGCCCCCTCCCCGCGGTGCTACAGGTTTCTGGGGCCTTCTTCACGGCAGGGCCACGCCGGTTTCCAACGCGGGGGGCATTTTTCGGCCTTCCCACAGTTCCCGCTGTTCCCACGAAGACAGTGTCTGCGGCCAGGCGCTCCGAGAGAGATGCGGCCTTCCCCGGGCCGGGCCTGGCCGCGGCCTGCCCGTGGTCCCCCGCAGCTCGGGCCCGCAGCGCGAGGCCACAGTCCAGGGGGAGCCGGCAGGCGGCCTCCTCCCCGAGCCGGAGGAGCTGCGCGGACGCAGCGGCTTCCAGGCCACCCCACCCCGCGCCAGCCTGCACCTGTGCCGCCTGGGTGTCTTCCCCGAGACTCTGGTACTGTGAAGGGTCCGGGTCGCGCGGGGCGTCGTCCGGAGCAGGGCGGACTCGGGCTTTGGCGCGGCCTTTGCCCCGGTTTTTGGCGCGGGAGGACTTTCGACCCCG comes from Pan troglodytes isolate AG18354 chromosome 7, NHGRI_mPanTro3-v2.0_pri, whole genome shotgun sequence and encodes:
- the TSPYL5 gene encoding testis-specific Y-encoded-like protein 5 translates to MSGRSRGRKSSRAKNRGKGRAKARVRPAPDDAPRDPDPSQYQSLGEDTQAAQVQAGAGWGGLEAAASAQLLRLGEEAACRLPLDCGLALRARAAGDHGQAAARPGPGKAASLSERLAADTVFVGTAGTVGRPKNAPRVGNRRGPAVKKAPETCSTAGRGPQVIAGGRQKKGAAGENTSVSAGEEKKEERVAGSGPPATEGSMDTLENVQLKLENMNAQADRAYLRLSRKFGQLRLQHLERRNHLIQNIPGFWGQAFQNHPQLASFLNSQEKEVLSYLNSLEVEELGLARLGYKIKFYFNRNPYFQNKVLIKEYGCGPSGQVVSRSTPIQWLPGHDLPSLSQGNPENNRSFFGWFSNHSSIESDKIVEIINEELWPNPLQFYLLSEGARVEKGKEKEGRQGPGKQPMETTQPGVSQSN